GAGGATAATATGTACTTCCAGACATAAGAACAGAGGACACTCTCATGaacgaaatatataagttgtacgaaatatatataagaacagCGTTCAGTCGACTCCCGGTGCAAGACACACGGCTCCTGACCTCTTCCCGAATCCTCCAAAGAAGGCGATTCTGAAAAGCGGTACTCAACCGCCACCCAGCGCAAGGCGCGCGGTGCCAGACCCTCCGAGGAAGGTGTTTATTAAACCGCCCTCCGGTGCTAGCCGCCAGGAGATCGACGCACGACGCTCGACGGCGAGATCTCTACCTTCCCTCGAGAGTCCTCATACCTCCGGTGCCCGGACACCGTCACCAAGAGGTAACGTAACTTTAAGCGCGAAGTCGCTAACTGGCGCAGGACGCTCTGACGGTCATTCGCCGATTCTTGGTGCCAGCCGACCAACTCTCTTGGTTTcatcaaaaacaaaaactcCTTTTCTTCCAGTAACCTCAACGCCGAAGCCTGAGTTGAAGTTACTCTTGAAAGAGTTTCAAGTTTTCCGCCTTATCTCTCCTCTACCTCCCTCTCCACGGAGCCACGACACCAAAGCTACGCAAACCTTAGAACCACAACGTCCTAAGGTGACACATCATAGTGTAGCTATACGTAGACGAAGTCacgaggaagagaaagaagaagaaataaccGAGGAAAATATAACCaaggaaaatataataaagagaatGTGTGTTCTATAGTTGCCacaaatgtttaaattgtGGNNNNNNNNNNNNNNNNNNNNNNNNNNNNNNNNNNNNNNNNNNNNNNNNNNNNNNNNNNNNNNNNNNNNNNNNNNNNNNNNNNNNNNNNNNNNNNNNNNNNNNNNNNNNNNNNNNNNNNNNNNNNNNNNNNNNNNNNNNNNNNNNNNNNNNNNNNNNNNNNNNNNNNNNNNNNNNNNNNNNNNNNNNNNNNNNNNNNNNNNNNNNNNNNNNNNNNNNNNNNNNNNNNNNNNNNNNNNNNNNNNNNNNNNNNNNNNNNNNNNNNNNNNNNNNNNNNNNNNNNNNNNNNNNNNNNNNNNNNNNNNNNNNNNNNNNNNNNNNNNNNNNNNNNNNNNNNNNNNNNNNNNNNNNNNNNNNNNNNNNNNNNNNNNNNNNNNNNNNNNNNNNNNNNNNNNNNNNNNNNNNNNNNNNNNNNNNNNNNNNNNNNNNNNNNNNNNNNNNNNNNNNNNNNNNNNNNNNNNNNNNNNNNNNNNNNNNNNNNNNNNNNNNNNNNNNNNNNNNNNaaatgttaaataatgttaaaataaaaagttaaatgtaAACTGAGTCAATTTATCTTAGCGAACCCCGTATAAATAGGAAAGCgacttaatttatataattttaatttttatatatttaaaaaattattttaaagtagaaataaaaaactaatgtGTAcaactaatttatattacagtaatataaataatataaataaaaaaataattattaccgtAAGTATATGACTTCGCGCGAAGCAGGTTGTGCTTTTATGTTTGATTACATATTACCGCTAATTTCGTTCTAATGTTATATGTTGCTACGTTACAAGCTGTCATAAAGACGAGATAAAAAGTGAACGTAAGTTTCACCACAGTAAAACCGATAAACTTAAAACcgattctcaaaaaatttaaattcgacgttttcgaacataagcaacacattggcatcgaaaactcaaaaaacaatttttacttcggtcttttctacccctatttcatatataattcttttaaattcggttgattagacttagctttatatgcgatcaaaattatggatctttgatcgcgtataaagctgggtctaatcaaccaatggcatcaaaaactcaaaaaacaatttttacttcggtcttttctacccctatttcatatataattcttttaaattcggttgattagacttagctttatatgcgatcaaaattatggatcttaaatttgatcgcgtataaagctgggtctaatcaaccaacggcatcaaaaactcaaagaaacaatttttacttcggtcttttctacccctatttcatatataattcttttaaattcggttaaTTAGACTTaactttatatgcgatcaaaattatggacctttgatcgcgtataaagctgggtctaatcaaccaaatcttaaaaaattatatatgaattaggggtagaaaagactgaaaaatataataaaattagaaatagatcgatatctccaaatttgcggaagttagggcaaccacggacatttttaaaaaaattcaaaatttttttaaaaaagaacctctttaccgatcatcgccaaattcaataccaaccttccttgaatgatactctatcgattaaaaaaaaaaaaacagcccgatatctcaatatttgcggaagttagagcaaccacggacattaaatctgcacatacacacacacacacacacacacacacacacagacatttttttaggCGATATTTCAACGTTTTACAACGATCTGAACATATTGTcagaaaaaactcaaaaaccaatctcttcgttggttttttctacccctatttcatatataatttttttgaatttggttgattagacccaacttaaacgcaatcaaaggtacatatacgaaattcacgaaaacaaagcttcctctatgaggaagcaaaatttaacgaatataatgatattttacacacaagTTGATCatcaataaacaaaaatatagcaacaaaatttgaaacgaTTTACAACATAGTTTTGaagaaattgcaaaaagattaatgaaattattgacGGATCGGACTCGTGATCGGATTATCGGCGCGCGCAGTATGGAAATGTGGCAACACCGCAATCAGCTGGTTCGTCCGTAAAGCATGTATACTCGAAAAATaagtttgtaattaattttgttagtTTTTGAGACAaagactttttaataattacacaatAGTAAAGTAGACATTCCGTAAAGTAGACATTCTTTACTTGCCATTGTTGCATTTAAACTCTCATTGCGATTACTGGAGGCTCGACAGGCAAACTTTGCAGCGTTATCAGCCAATTTATAAAACACTTCTTTCAAATcttgaaacaaattttgattacTAAATCCTCCAGGCACAGCTCGATgatcataattttctttattttttatttaaccgCACCATATGCTACATTGAGTATGATCGTTGAAAGCATGATGTGGAATACTAGGTATAGCTGCGGCCATAGCTGTGCTATTTCCTGTATTTTGCGCAATGGCATACGTAAAGCACTTATGAAGATATGTAATACCCTCCTTTGTCAGctctttatgtttttttttaataccatAGAGTTGTTTTTTGACACCTTTTGACGCGTGATTTTTATCAGATTGTTTGAGGATAGGATGATTACTAGCGCTTCGACAAGCAGCAATGGTCGAAGGAACTATCGTCGTCCTCTATCAAAACTCCAAACCTTTACATTTTGGGATTTGAGGATTTCACTCTCGACGACTAGTTTTTTCCCTACACAAGACTCCATGGCTTTTGCAGAACCGTAGAAATTTCGACGACAATCGTGGTCAGGAACGTGTCCATCATTATTATCacactttttacattttctgttGCAAGTCGCGTAATCTAAGACCATTCCGCTGTAATGACGAATGACAGCACCAAAACCATTTAGGCTGTCATAATTTCGACCGGATCCTCTTGTACATACTCCATCCCATGTCATAAGACACCATCACACGAACTTTATCATTAGGTGATACGCTCTGTGACTCTTGATGTGGAATAATAAATCCTGTTTAGAATTCCTCAGGcctgtataattaaaaacaactttcaaaaaataaaattaagaatactttttgtttcaattttttattaaaattactacattactacaaaaataatttaaaaacatattttaactattacataaaagaattattaatacgcataataatttagaatttgacATTAAGAAcgtctaaatttattttgtcattaaagtattataatttacagaactttgattaataattatatatacaattcaaAAACCTATACTAAGTTATGATTATGGATTATTTTTTGAGTAAGatgtctttattattttatgtattattttatatattattatagtaaagTAAGGTTACTTCAAGTAAGTAATCTTACttttttgatacttttattttttattttaaaaaaagaatctaaCCAGAAAAATAGGGACAATAAACCAatgaaaaattagataattacaataatttttcggTAGTAACTACTTCATCTATAGATCTCTGCCTTTCTAGCGCTACAGCATTTTTACAGCTTCTTTTTGCCACTACTTCTGCCGCTAATCCAacttctttttcatattttttaaaagttataaaattgaagCAGGGTATATTCATACATGCAAacagtttatttaattgtgaCCAGCCTAATCCACTGTGAAGTGCTcctaaaaaaatgaaacataataaaaattaacctTACATTATACAGCTTTGAAATCTAacttttaagtaaaaaaaaaaaataatatttttacctaGTACACATTTTGAATTAATGTTATAACGAAGGTTGCTTCTATTTCCGGATTCAGGAAATATGAGTTTTGCTCGTAATGACCTTATTCAACAGCAAACATTTGTGACatctataataattagttCTGATGCTAACCCTTGATATATCTCAGTCTCCAGAAATTGTAGCAAAAATACTTCTTTACATGAGATGCACCACAGTTGTTCacctaaaaatttaaattcgacgATACGTGGTCCATGCATATAATCTCTGGAACCTCTGGAACACTTTCTTCAGCATTCTCAATATTTTCTTCCActggattttttttcttttatacccATTCTTCTATTGCGCAAGTCTTTTCCCATATTGTTTTTTAGTAGCAATTTTTCCTTTCCATCGATACATTTTTTGTGCGATAATTGCGGTTGAATAACAAGCTTTTCAAATTAACCTCCAATATAGCTTAATTTGATTTGTGTAAGTACGTGTGTGTCAAAACAGGCCTCCCAATCTCTTGGATTGTACAGTGTTGTCACATTTAGCTGCGtagcatattaatatatttacagcaaATATCATGTTAAGGCAGGTCGTCGCATTTGAAACCATCCGTACCAGCAGTAAAAACATTAAGGGCAATTTCTCTGGCTATCTTAGAGACGGTATAGCTAATATCTCCGAGATAATCGATATTTATCGCGAACGACTAGGCGCTACTGGCGACATTGCAGATTTGGAACtacaaaacaaaaatcttaCGACTCAACTGCGCAAGATTACGCGCGAACAAGAACTTCAAAAGAAGGAGCACTCTATGCTTCGAAAGGAGAACGAAGATCTTCGCAAGGATGTCGAAATGCTCCGTGAGGAGATCAGAAGCATGAGGGATGCTCCAAATCGCATGGGATCCTCCTTAAAAGTATCTCTTGAGAACAGTCCTGCTCTGGGGGCTGATACTCATAAATCTAATATTGGGGACGCAGTGAAGCGCATGGAGGACTATCCTCCTCTTCCACAAAGAAAGCCCAGGATTACTTCCTGCGAGATAAGGTAGTTAAAATCCAGAAACACCCCACAAGTGTCTCCGGATCAAAAACGGATGTGGCAGAGGTTCCCAAGAAGAGGACTTCTcctacgaaaaataaaaagtctgATGTGGAGACTCATTCCGTGCGTGCTCCAACTCCCGCGGTGCACTCGGAAGAAGATACCGGTCCTTTTTATATGCTAGAACGCAAGAATAAACAGATTGCGCAATTAGTCGCTAACATGGAGGAATTGCGCTCCAAGTTTGGTGAATACTCAGAAGAACCCTCGAGCAATCtcaagaagaagaggaacaaAAGAACCTCCTTCAGAAATGACACCACCGAAACTTCTGGTATTTCTGACGGGGAGGCCTTTGGCCCGCAGATCTCTGCATTGCCTATCGCAGATGTTGAACGAAACGTATCGACCGTTCGGAGCGACGGACCTCGACGAGGGGTCGCCGGTGGTGGTTCTCGCTCGAGTGTCCGCCCGCGCAGACCACCAAAAACTGCTGCGGTCTCGATTACCAGTCTAAAAGAGGATATCAGCTATGCTGATATATTGAAGAAGGCGCGGGAGAGTATAAACTTGGACACTCTCGGCATCGAAACATCGAAAATTAGGCGCGGTATCAACGGCGGAGTTATCATTGAGATTCCCGGCGCGGATGGTATCTCCAAGGCCGATACGCTCGTAGGAAAACTTAAGGAGGTCTTAGACAACAATACCATACGTATTACTCGCCCAACTACAATGGGCGAGCTACGTATTTGGAACTTTGACGACTCTATCTCTCCGACTGAGATTCTGAATGAAATTTCAGTAGTCGGAGATTGCGATGAATACCTAGTAAAAATCGGAAGTATACGCAAAATGAACAACGGGCTTAACTCTGTATGGGTTAAATGCCCTTTATCCGCGGCAATTAAAATCTCGGCCTCAAATAAATTCAAGATAGGATGGACCATTGCTCGGGTCGAGCTGCTTGAAACCAGACCCGTCCAATGCTTCAAATGTTGGCGTTTCGGACATGTCCGTACTACATGCAGTTTTTCCGAGGACCGGACTGGCGCCTGTTTCAGGTGTGGTGAGCGCGGCCACCAAATCGGTGCTTGCAGGGAGGACCCTTGTTGCGTTGTCTGCAGAGATGCCGGGAGACCCAGCGATCATCGTCTGGGATCGTTGAATGTTTGCGCGAGCGTGGAACCAGTGCGCGGGAGACGTAGGGACCTGATGACTAATGGTCGGGCAGCGACACAGAAATGACTCTGTGTCTCCAATTAAACCTCAACGGAAACAAGGAGGCTCAGGACCTCCTTGTTCATCACTCGAGGGAAATGGGGGCCGCCGTTTGCGCAATTTCGGAACCTGCCCGAACGCACAGTCCATATCAATTGTGGTTCCATAGCCACGACCATCTCGCGgccatttttgttaataacaggGTCACGACACACCCTGCCACATTAGAGGCTCGCGGTAGACATTCTGTCCTGGTGAGACTGggagaaatttatattctctCATGTTATATCTCTCCCAATGTTGATCTCCCGACATTTTCGGATTTCTTGGAGGAGCTCTCCACCATCTGCTCCTGTGTGACACACAACAATAAACTGATTATTTGCGGAGATTTTAATGCCCACTCTCTCTCCTGGGGATCGAGTGTTTCTAATGTTAAGGGTGAGGCAGTTGAGGAATTAGCGTCCCAGCTTGACTGGAGACTTGTAAATCAGGGAAACCATCCTACTTTTTCGAGCCATCAAGGGACTTCAATTATAGATCTTACCTGGGTTTCTTCAGATCTGTCCGGCAGAGTCCGTGATTGGTCGGTCCGTAGCGACATGGAATCTATGTCCGACCATTTCTATATCTCGTTTAAAATTATGGATTCATCGACCCGGCGTACATTACCTCCGTTGCCTCGCCGAtggaattttaagaaaatggaCATTGGACTCTTCCAGGAGGCCATTGAGTGGAGATGCGCAGTAACTCTTGGTGATCCGGAGTACCTGATCGGGGTGGGTCCAGATCGATGGATACATAACTGTATTTATGATGCGTGTCAGGCGGCGGTCCCTCGCCTGCGCGCATCTAGGCCAGACAGGGCCTACTGGTGGAATGACCAGATAGCGCAACTGAGAACCACGGCTATCGCTGCGAGAAGAGCTTGGACCCGTGGCAGGAGCAAGGATTTGCCGGAAGTGCTGGAAGCCAAAAGGATCGCTTACATTGCTGCTAGCCAAGACCTGAAGCATGAAATCCAGAATGCCAAGTCCACCGCGTGGCAAGAACTGCTCGATACATTGAAGGAGGATCCATGGGGCCTTCCTTACAAGTTGGTCCTGAGCAAACTGCGTAAACCTACTCCGGGGCTCAGCACCACCCTCGAGCCGGAAATATTGAATCGCTTATTAGACGATCTATTCCCACCTGGTCGGGAATTGTCCCGAGTGGACTTAGGTGATTGTGAGGAGGGGAGAACTCCCATCACATCCGACGAAGTCAACGAAGCGATCGCCGCTAAGAAGTCAAGCAATACGGCACCCGGTCCTGACGGCTTTAAAGTTGAAAAAGTTACCGCCCACCATGGTACATCGTCTAACAGCAAACTTTAACATCTGCATGCAAACTGGAGTCTTTCCATCTAAATGAAAGCTCGCGGATCTCGTCCTGATCCCCAAGGGAGATGCTCCACCACCTGGTGAAGTGCCCAAGGCAAGACCAATTTGCCTCCTCAATGAAACCGGTAAGGTCTTTGAACGGATTATTGCCGTCTGGCCACCTATCTTGACGAAAATCCTAGATATGATCTTTCGTCGAACCAATTCGGGTTTCGCAAGATGCGTTCGACGACTGACGCTCTCTTCTTagttaaaaacataattactGAGGCCCGCGCGAACGGCAGAGTGGTGCTAGCTGTTTCACTGGATATCAAGAATGCATTTAACTCTATCAAGCATTCCAGAATTAGAGCCGCTCTCAGGAACAAGCGTGTCCCGCAATATTTGAGACGCATAGTCGAGGATTATCTAAGAAACAGAATGATTAGATATGTTTCGTCTGACGGCACCCGCTGCACTAGACGCGTTAACAGAGGGGTCCCCCAGGGATCGGTGCTAGGTCCGCCACTTTGGAACCTTGGCTTTGACCAAGTACTACGCACTTTGCTTCCCGGCGACTCTCATGTGGTGTGCTACGCCGATGACACACTGCTCCTCGTCGCTGAAGATGATTTTGATTCGGCTTGCGCTCTCGCGTCCGAATGCCTCGACAGACTGATGATTAACATCCGAGACCTCGGCTTGTCGGTGTCCTGGTCTAAGACGGAGGCTGTATTCTTTGGGCACTGTCCCCGTAACTCTAACTTCGTTTATGAGGGACAAAACATAAAGATATCCAGTAATATGAAATACCTCGGTGTTTATATTGATAAGAGGTGGGCATTTAACACCCACGTCAACTATGTCGCATCCAAGATATCCAAGGTGAATCGAGCCTTATGCGCAAGTCTACCGAATTTAAGAGGGCCTATTGAGAATAAGCGCCGACTGTACTACTCGGTGGCAACTTCCATCGCACTGTACGCCGCCCCTATTTGGAGTGAAGAATTCATGGCCTCTGAAAATAAACAGAGACAGATGCGCCGCGCGCTCCGACTCTTTGCATTAAGAACTATTATGGCGTATCGTACCGTCTCGTACGAGGCGGCTACTCTCCTGGCTCGTGTTCCGCCCTTACACCTATATGCGGAATTTCTAAGACGGACATATTCCCGGCATCGCGGTATGAAGGAGAACGGCGATTACAATGAGGTCTCGGCTGCTGCCGTGCGCTTGGAGGAATGGAACGCGCTGCGAGATCAGTGGCGTATCCACGTCACGCGTGCTAATCTTCCGGGAAGAAGAACGAGAGAGGCGATTGGCCCCAGTTTTGAGGACTGGTTGACCGCAGTTCTGGTTTTCTCACATACAGAATTACTCAGTTCTTAACCGGCCATGGGTGTTTCGGCACTTACCTGTATAGGATTAATAAAGAGGATACTCCAATATGCCGATATTGTAACACGGAAGAAGATACCCCAGAACACACCTTAGAGGTGTGTCATTTCTGGGCCCTGGAGCGCGGAGAACTTGCTGCTGCAATTGGACAGAACCTCTCCCTGGGGAATATTGTTGCTAGAATCTGCAACTCTAAGGAACGCTGGAAcgcgttttcgatttttgcCGAGCGCGTTCTTCAACGCAAAGAAGAGGATGAGCGTGGGAGACAGCGGCAGATGATTGTGGATCCGGGATAATTGCGCTTTTTGCGATACTATTGCGGCGTCTTTTATGTCTGTACTGCTTTTGGTTCTTTTTTGATGCGTTTATCTTGCGTGCGGATGGGGTCTTCCTGCCGTTCCTGGGTTGCCCGGGCGCGGGCCGGTTCTAGCTCTCCTCCTCCTGGGGTCCGGTGCGTCGCTTCGGCGATGTTCCCGGATCCCTGGGGGGCGGTTGGTTGGGGGCGGTCGGCGTGCGGGTTTCCCTTTGGGCGGCCGGATGGCCCCGTAACAAAAACATAGATTTagatttatatctattttattgcGTCTTACATATTTTAACTCTTTTTCCTGGGGGCTTCGCTGCGCGGGGT
The nucleotide sequence above comes from Temnothorax longispinosus isolate EJ_2023e chromosome 4, Tlon_JGU_v1, whole genome shotgun sequence. Encoded proteins:
- the LOC139812121 gene encoding uncharacterized protein: MTLCLQLNLNGNKEAQDLLVHHSREMGAAVCAISEPARTHSPYQLWFHSHDHLAAIFVNNRVTTHPATLEARGRHSVLVRLGEIYILSCYISPNVDLPTFSDFLEELSTICSCVTHNNKLIICGDFNAHSLSWGSSVSNVKGEAVEELASQLDWRLVNQGNHPTFSSHQGTSIIDLTWVSSDLSGRVRDWSVRSDMESMSDHFYISFKIMDSSTRRTLPPLPRRWNFKKMDIGLFQEAIEWRCAVTLGDPEYLIGVGPDRWIHNCIYDACQAAVPRLRASRPDRAYWWNDQIAQLRTTAIAARRAWTRGRSKDLPEVLEAKRIAYIAASQDLKHEIQNAKSTAWQELLDTLKEDPWGLPYKLVLSKLRKPTPGLSTTLEPEILNRLLDDLFPPGRELSRVDLGDCEEGRTPITSDEVNEAIAAKKSSNTAPGPDGFKVEKVTAHHGTSSNSKL